A stretch of Mastacembelus armatus chromosome 1, fMasArm1.2, whole genome shotgun sequence DNA encodes these proteins:
- the cep170ab gene encoding centrosomal protein of 170 kDa, with amino-acid sequence MSLTSWFLVSGGGTRHRLPREMIFVGRDDCELMLQSRSVDKQHAVINYEPSTDEHKVKDLGSLNGTFVNDVRIQEQIYVTLKIDDKLRFGYDTNLFTVVRGELHIPEEALKHEKFSIQLQLNQKKPLEAETSKSEVKPPEAAAAPACEGATAKPPETSRAEDKIAGDVAVLHRGTPLYGQPAWWGDGDTDQHPGRPEEKNSERKRERAETDTKKSAEVTKSALQMTSNQEPSYFEIPTKDTPSQGKVSGEALSQEQEASTSAAAETIHGHASFTIEFDPGASGKVTVKDRVAKVAPETRPRPKRPVGEDLSPLQTAMVAAEVKVADWLAQNELPLTLKETAAEDDGESVKSDVPVQLRSLKGSKHEDGTQSDSENALGEQRRAAALDERSWGLWGGAGMKIREGRANVPEGLFAEEDSPARRRKSSSSKGGSGFIERRRGSAPYQQSGHDECYHHGDDYSDRGTYTIELENGDHEEEEARKLIDKVFGVDEEEAVCVSRLGGADQRERLTSQRSATADRGKPGRMETEVLSEELVVGGPRWVSQWATLAASHIRTDPEGSGGESHIMVTEERAGISESSHSASFGSSGYTERKRRTLPQLPGEELTLGRRTPGSGLHTDMGEKQDTELQEKENQEEKISRGKNRPGHGTGGVGSHTGSPGRSSPAKSQDSGGGRSGQSGMMTKLPPRPLTSGEKRMEVRRRKKEEDKARESSGKPLLRQESFTVEKPSSNVPIELIPRIDGLTSSKTQSREAGIDSTTLQKDSEAVAAFLETTVSDQGDPPSQSIEGSMSPESDVDTTSTVSQADGARKVVQKRRTLAGQQKERTVVCSSGKGPTVGRETQDRRVKSRASGPLQPSRPWTSMDLTDDDVNSNSLLSDSQPTTTQESRGSHARSQTCNTTVGSGKSSRAKITQAPASSAPNKLANVPKPRPTRASLLRRARLGDSSDTEPADLDRMSVASEASTASSTSRTGMARRGMSRIEALAQPRRPRVGSPSAQSDSEATVTRSRGLGARSAAGDFAIRQGLRGSSVTSVSGPRARANSASKLPDKNKGTSSYGHAPPASGARWRRVPVEYASTSEDEYGSNRHMSKQGKTRPFPATRVAQLGGSAPATPNPASLSGLKQHSREQDEYMRDWTAHSEEIARISQDLAKDLAMLAREIHDVAGEIDSVSPAATDPGALLEERVFDDLGGPSSESSNILGTNGQSVELRPRGSSGHISRSIRRQTWNRDDAVLDSLLLASVTQLSTRIRQSVDRTACKIRILFKDKERKWEDIENKLQAEHDSLLLKSSNKEISTIIQDLKRVERQLLVIDMMVDPDGTLDALSSLGLTSPLTDQKISPGAQQGVSVLHPGAEASSSMPTAPRPEGPASKPCVSSDQTEVEEHTQQSSRAYTLRE; translated from the exons ATGAGTCTGACTTCCTGGTTCCTGGTGAGCGGCGGGGGGACGCGCCATCGTCTCCCCAGGGAGATGATCTTTGTGGGGAGGGATGACTGTGAGCTGATGCTACAG TCCCGCAGTGTGGACAAACAACATGCTGTCATAAACTATGAGCCGAGTACAGACGAACATAAAGTTAAAGACCTGGGCAGCTTGAATGGG ACATTTGTAAATGATGTGAGAATCCAGGAGCAAATCTATGTCACTCTGAAAATTGATGACAAATTGAGGTTTGGATATG ATACCAACCTGTTCACCGTGGTCCGAGGAGAGCTGCATATTCCCGAAGAGGCCCTGAAG CACGAGAAGTTCAGCATCCAGCTTCAGCTGAACCAGAAGAAACCTCTTGAGGCAGAAACATCCAAATCAGAGGTGAAACCCcctgaggcagcagcagcaccagcatgTGAGGGGGCCACTGCAAAACCCCCTGAGaccagcagagcagaggacaaaATAGCAG GGGATGTAGCAGTTTTGCACAGAGGTACGCCCCTCTATGGCCAACCTGCCTGGTGGGGAGATGGCGACACTGATCAGCACCCAGGGAGACCTGAGGAAAAAAACTCAGAACGGAAACgagaaagagctgaaacag ACACCAAGAAAAGTGCAGAGGTCACAAAGTCTGCCCTGCAAATGACCTCTAACCAGGAGCCTAGCTACTTCGAGATCCCAACCAAGGACACCCCCTCACAAGGTAAAGTGAGTGGTGAGGCCCTCTCACAAGAACAAGAGGCTAgtacctctgctgctgcagaaaccaTTCATGGCCACGCGTCCTTCACCATCGAGTTTGACCCTGGAGCATCAGGTAAAGTGACTGTCAAAGATCGAGTGGCAAAAGTAGCACCAGAGACCAGGCCACGTCCTAAAAGACCTGTTGGGGAGGACCTGAGTCCTCTTCAGACAGCCATGGTTGCAGCAGAGGTCAAAGTTGCCGACTGGCTGGCACAGAATGAATTGCCTTTAACTCTCAAAGAGACAGCTGCAGAGGATGATGGAGAAAGTGTGAAGAGCGATGTGCCAGTGCAACTGAGGAGCCTTAAAG GCAGCAAACATGAGGATGGTACTCAGAGTGATTCAGAGAATGCACTAGGAGAGCAGCGCAGAGCTGCAGCACTGGATGAGCGTTCATGGGGGCTTTGGGGCGGTGCAGGGATGAAGATCAGGGAGGGTCGTGCTAATGTGCCAGAGGGCCTCTTCGCAGAGGAGGACAGTCCAGCACGTCGTCGCAAGTCATCATCCTCCAAAGGTGGAAGTGGATTCATAGAGAGGCGACGTGGCTCAGCACCATATCAGCAGAGTGGCCACGATGAGTGTTATCACCATGGAGATGATTATAGTGACAGAGGGACCTACACCATTGAATTGGAGAATGGAGATCATGAAGAGGAAGAGGCTAGGAAACTGATTGATAAG GTGTTTGGtgtggatgaagaggaggctgtgtgtgtgtcgagGCTTGGGGGTGCTGACCAAAGAGAGAGGCTGACTTCCCAGAGGTCTGCTACCGCAGACAGAGGAAAGCCTGGACGCATGGAAACAGAG GTTTTATCTGAGGAACTGGTGGTGGGTGGTCCCCGCTGGGTCTCACAGTGGGCTACTCTGGCTGCCAGTCACATTAGGACTGACCCTGAGGGATCAGGAGGGGAGAGTCACATCATGGTCACAGAGGAGAGAG CTGGAATAAGTGAGTCCAGCCACTCAGCCTCCTTTGGTTCTTCTGGCTATACAGAACGTAAGAGGAGAACTTTACCCCAGCTGCCTGGTGAGGAGCTCACCCTAGGAAGAAGGACCCCGGGATCAGGTCTGCATACAGATATGGGGGAGAAACAGGACACAGAGCTACAGGAGAAGGAGAATCAGGAAGAGAAGATATCTAGGGGAAAAAACCGGCCTGGTCATGGCACAGGAGGTGTGGGCAGTCACACTGGCAGCCCAGGTCGCTCCTCACCGGCCAAATCACAGGACAGTGGTGGTGGAAGATCAGGTCAGTCAGGCATGATGACCAAGCTCCCCCCTCGTCCACTAACCAGCGGGGAGAAGAGAATGGAAGTACGaaggaggaaaaaggaagaagataAGGCTAGGGAAAGTAGTGGGAAACCATTGTTGAGGCAGGAGAGCTTTACTGTGGAGAAACCAAGCTCCAACGTGCCTATTGAACTCATACCACGTATTGATGGGCTAACAAGCAGTAAAACTCAGAGTAGGGAGGCTGGAATTGACAGCACCACACTGCAAAAAGACTCTGAGGCTGTGGCAGCATTTCTAGAGACCACTGTGTCAGACCAAGGTGATCCACCAAGTCAGTCCATCGAAGGTTCTATGTCACCAGAGTCAGATGTGGACACAACAAGCACAGTAAGCCAAGCTGATGGAGCGAGAAAAGTTGTCCAGAAACGCAGAACCCTTGCAGGACAGCAGAAGGAGAGAACAGTAGTGTGCTCATCCGGTAAGGGCCCTACCGTGGGCCGGGAGACCCAGGACAGGAGAGTCAAGTCCAGAGCATCTGGACCTCTGCAGCCCAGCCGCCCCTGGACCTCCATGGACCTCACTGACGATGATGTAAACTCCAACTCTCTTCTTTCAGACTCCCAGCCCACCACCACACAGGAGTCCAGAGGCTCTCATGCCAGATCCCAGACCTGTAATACAACAGTGGGGTCTGGCAAGTCTAGTCGGGCAAAAATCACTCAGGCCCCTGCCTCCTCTGCACCCAATAAACTTGCCAATGTCCCCAAGCCTAGACCCACCAGGGCGTCCTTGCTGAGGCGAGCCCGGCTGGGGGATTCTTCAGACACTGAGCCTGCTGACCTTGACCGAATGTCGGTAGCCTCTGAGGCTTCCACCGCAAGTTCCACATCAAGGACTGGGATGGCGCGAAGGGGAATGTCCAGAATAGAAGCTCTGGCACAGCCAAGGAGGCCGAGGGTGGGGTCACCATCTGCCCAGAGTGACTCAGAGGCCACTGTGACAAGGAGTAGAGGTCTAGGAGCCCGGAGTGCAGCAGGTGATTTTGCTATTAGACAAGGACTGAGAGGGTCCAGTGTAACCTCAGTGTCTGGACCCAGAGCTAGGGCCAATAGCGCCTCCAAGTTGCCTGACAAGAATAAAGGCACCTCCTCCTACGGACATGCCCCACCTGCAT CTGGCGCTCGGTGGCGCCGTGTGCCTGTGGAGTATGCCTCCACCTCAGAGGACGAGTATGGCTCAAACCGCCACATGTCTAAGCAGGGGAAGACACGGCCGTTCCCAGCTACTCGGGTAGCCCAGCTAGGAGGTTCGGCCCCAGCAACTCCTAATCCTGCAAGCCTGTCTGGGCTGAAGCAGCACTCCAGGGAGCAAGACGAGTATATGAGAGACTGGACAGCCCACAGTGAAGAAATAGCCAG GATTAGCCAAGACCTAGCCAAAGACCTAGCTATGCTCGCCAGAGAGATTCATGATGTTGCAGGAGAGATCGACTCAGTCAGCCCTGCAGCCACAGACCCAGGAGCTCTG TTGGAGGAGCGTGTATTTGATGACCTGGGTGGTCCCTCCTCGGAGTCCAGCAACATTTTAGGAACCAATGGGCAGTCTGTGGAGCTGCGACCCCGGGGCTCTAGTGGACACATCTCCCGCTCCATCCGCCGGCAAACATGGAACAGAGATGAT GCGGTGCTGGACAGTTTACTACTAGCATCTGTGACTCAGCTCTCAACTAGGATACGGCAGTCTGTTGACAGAACAGCCTGCAAAATCAG GATCCTCTTCAAGGATAAAGAACGGAAATGGGAAGATATTGAGAACAAACTGCAGGCAGAGCATGATTCCTTACTACTCAAGAGTTCCAACAAG GAGATTTCAACCATTATTCAAGACCTGAAGAGAGTGGAAAGACAACTCCTTG TCATCGACATGATGGTGGACCCAGATGGCACCTTGGATGCCCTGTCCAGCCTGGGCCTGACCAGCCCTCTCACTGACCAGAAGATCAGTCCTGGGGCTCAGCAGGGAGTCTCTGTGTTGCACCCTGGGGCTGAAGCATCCTCTAGCATGCCAACAGCCCCCAGGCCTGAAGGACCAGCCTCTAAACCCTGTGTGTCCTCGGACCAGACAGAGGTGGAAGAGCACACACAGCAAAGCTCTAGAGCTTACACGTTAAGAGAATGA
- the pld5 gene encoding inactive phospholipase D5 translates to MAGPTTQEPVKTQQKCVAIFALLCCFAVLVVLIFSSVDIWGDNEDGITEENCSKNCRIVLVENIPDGLYLSMDGRRHLPLSVGFHELLDQAKHSVEVVSPVWDLNSWDVETMPSTAKQGQLLFQRLLSLKSHGVKLKIASSLNNSAELKTLAANSAEVHFVNMTALTKGGLHSSFWVVDRKHIYIGSADMDWRSLSKRKELGVMAYNCSCLALDLHRVFSFYWQLHERDYIPSIWSKRVTALYGKHAALELQLNATQATAYVSTSPDLFCPKDRTRDVDAIYQVIQSARTFIFISVTDYLPLVNRSFRGTTVTRYWSPIDEMIREAVVLKGVKVRLLISFWKKTHPLTFNFVTSLKSLCMQLHNCSLEVRFFSHREQKDDIQYGLNHNKYMVTDNTFYIGNHDWVGSEFAVNAGVGLVVRMTNSVKDKGMTILEHLKAVFERDWRSRYAKNL, encoded by the exons ATGGCAGGACCGACCACACAGGAGCCTGTGAAG ACCCAGCAGAAATGCGTTGCCATTTTTGCccttctctgctgctttgctgTGCTGGTGGTGCTGATCTTCTCATCAGTGGACATTTGGGGGGACAATGAGGATGGAATCACAGAggaaaactgcagcaaaaactGCCG CATCGTGCTTGTGGAAAATATTCCAGACGGCCTGTATCTCTCCATGGATGGCAGACGCCACCTACCTCTCTCTGTTGGATTTCATGAGCTGTTGGACCAGGCAAAGCATTCAGTTGAGGTGGTGTCACCTGTCTGGGACTTAAACTCCTGGGACGTGGAAACAATGCCAAGCACTGCCAAACAG GGTCAACTTTTGTTTCAGAGACTGCTCAGCCTGAAATCTCATGGGGTTAAACTGAAGATTGCCAGCAGTCTGAATAACTCTGCTGAACTGAAGACTTTGGCAGCAAACA GTGCTGAGGTTCATTTTGTTAATATGACAGCTCTTACCAAAGGAGGACTCCATTCCTCATTCTGGGTAGTGGATCGGAAGCACATTTACATAGGGAGCGCTGATATGGATTGGAGGTCGCTCTCCAAG AGGAAAGAACTGGGGGTGATGGCGTATAACTGCAGCTGTCTGGCTTTGGACCTGCACAgagtcttttcattttactggCAGCTCCATGAAAGGGACTacatcccctccatctggtcaaAGAGAGTTACAGCCCTCTACGGGAAGCatgctgctctggagctgcaaCTCAATGCTACCCAGGCCACCGCCTATGTGTCT ACCTCTCCAGATCTCTTCTGCCCTAAAGATCGCACCAGAGATGTAGATGCTATCTATCAAGTCATCCAGAGTGCAAGGACATTTATCTTCATTTCTGTGACGGACTACCTCCCTCTGGTAAACAGGAGCTTCAGAGGAACCACAGTCACGAG GTATTGGTCACCAATCGATGAAATGATCAGAGAGGCTGTGGTACTGAAAGGAGTCAAGGTTCGGCTGCTGATAAGTTTCTGGAAGAAGACTCACCCCCTCACCTTTAACTTTGTGACGTCCCTCAAGTCACTCTGCATGCAGCTGCACAACTGTTCACTGGAGGTG AGGTTTTTTAGTCACAGAGAGCAAAAGGATGATATTCAATATGGGCTCAACCACAACAAATACATGGTGACTGACAACACTTTCTACATAG GGAACCATGACTGGGTTGGCAGTGAGTTTGCTGTTAATGCAGGGGTTGGGCTGGTGGTCAGGATGACAAATAGTGTTAAAGACAAAGGAATGACCATCCTGGAGCACCTCAAAGCTGTTTTTGAAAGAGACTGGAGGTCACGTTATGCTAAGAATCTATAA